The following coding sequences lie in one Jonesia denitrificans DSM 20603 genomic window:
- a CDS encoding glycosyltransferase, translated as MVRILHVTECYAGGVRDAIEMIADLTPENEHYLLYSGSDLSVNQSKRYVETVKLSSNKAIALLKIKSLVRKVDPDYVHAHSSWAGLYTRARKIEVPVIYQPHCFKFGEATRIQLISFLVKAIETLLAPRTLAYVVLSEQEKEYAQMLSTGVRCHFLPNATRLRTGESKGNGEIGIGRHVTMIGRICPQKDPLFFAKVAKYVISKNPEIKFQWIGDGDGRLRKNLEKAGVEVKGWKTKEGLASELMEPFLYFHSARYEGFPISLLDAINTGHRVVLRKIGAFKDLKLPQFDTEIECGEYILRIFRNQRGDGKETVETQRIIKEYSTDRQRLSLQQLYVHGKEGKR; from the coding sequence GTGGTAAGAATTCTTCACGTCACCGAGTGTTACGCGGGTGGCGTTAGAGATGCGATTGAAATGATCGCTGATCTCACTCCAGAAAACGAACACTACTTACTTTACTCTGGCTCTGATCTAAGTGTAAATCAATCCAAAAGGTATGTCGAGACAGTAAAACTGAGTAGCAATAAAGCCATAGCTCTACTCAAAATAAAATCACTAGTGCGTAAAGTTGACCCTGACTATGTGCATGCACACTCAAGTTGGGCTGGTTTATATACCAGAGCGAGAAAAATCGAAGTACCTGTTATTTACCAACCGCACTGCTTTAAATTTGGTGAAGCTACAAGAATACAATTAATCTCATTTTTAGTAAAAGCTATAGAAACGCTATTAGCGCCGAGAACTCTAGCGTATGTCGTGCTTTCTGAGCAGGAAAAAGAGTACGCACAAATGTTATCGACAGGCGTGCGATGTCATTTTCTACCTAATGCGACCAGATTGCGGACGGGGGAAAGTAAAGGAAATGGTGAGATTGGAATTGGACGGCATGTCACTATGATCGGCCGGATATGCCCTCAGAAAGACCCGCTCTTTTTCGCGAAGGTTGCCAAATATGTTATTTCAAAAAATCCTGAAATAAAATTCCAATGGATTGGTGATGGAGATGGAAGACTAAGAAAAAATCTTGAAAAAGCTGGCGTGGAAGTTAAGGGGTGGAAAACAAAAGAAGGGCTTGCAAGCGAATTGATGGAACCCTTTCTATATTTTCATAGTGCACGATACGAAGGATTCCCGATCAGTCTGCTCGACGCAATAAATACCGGGCACCGGGTAGTTTTGAGAAAAATTGGAGCATTCAAGGATCTGAAACTGCCTCAGTTCGATACCGAGATTGAATGTGGGGAGTACATTCTCAGGATCTTTAGGAACCAGCGAGGCGATGGAAAAGAGACTGTAGAGACGCAACGGATAATAAAAGAATACTCGACAGATCGACAGCGTCTAAGCCTGCAACAGTTATATGTGCACGGAAAAGAAGGCAAGAGATGA
- a CDS encoding glycosyltransferase, which translates to MKNSILIVCPWLMNGGAQKALIGILKRLPKSEIKLLILFSGNTDLTEFDKYANNTLVLNHSRSVSGIVRAARDIRHQLKDFQTVYSLMRASHLVMGLIPKRSLKDKRLIGSLHQLPSSDRTTFIGKLEDLLVKRYLRQVDYITAPSKRALAEAVEYGYSEDKKCIYEPNIIDFISNKALDVRQGDLDVIKLVAAGRLTDQKGFDRIPELLKQVTLPVHIKILGDGPDRDKIHNISRDLSPENKVELVGHVDDVGPYIDWSDAIFMPSRAELNPVFVWEAFSRGRGVVASELPVFKDLRNEYNCVILFSDTNDLETGLQKLKYQCFREELMEHAIRATSDYRKSIETSKLIEVLKGKMS; encoded by the coding sequence ATGAAGAATTCAATATTAATCGTTTGCCCGTGGTTAATGAATGGTGGAGCGCAAAAGGCGCTAATAGGTATCCTGAAGAGACTGCCGAAATCAGAAATTAAGCTTCTAATACTTTTCTCTGGGAACACAGATCTAACCGAATTTGATAAATACGCAAATAATACTCTTGTGCTTAACCATTCACGTTCAGTGTCTGGAATCGTCCGTGCAGCTCGAGATATTAGACACCAACTGAAAGATTTTCAGACCGTTTACTCTCTAATGCGAGCGAGTCATCTAGTTATGGGTTTAATACCAAAAAGATCCCTAAAAGACAAGCGATTAATAGGCAGTCTTCATCAATTACCTAGTTCGGATAGGACTACTTTCATTGGTAAACTAGAAGATCTTCTAGTGAAGAGATATCTTAGGCAGGTAGACTACATCACCGCACCCTCAAAACGAGCTCTCGCGGAGGCAGTAGAGTACGGCTATAGCGAAGACAAGAAATGCATTTATGAACCCAACATTATCGACTTTATTTCAAACAAGGCACTCGACGTACGACAAGGTGACCTAGATGTAATAAAGCTGGTGGCAGCTGGGAGGTTAACCGATCAAAAAGGGTTTGATCGAATCCCGGAATTACTGAAACAAGTAACGTTACCGGTCCATATAAAGATTCTTGGTGATGGACCTGATCGAGACAAGATTCATAATATTTCACGAGATCTTTCCCCTGAAAATAAAGTAGAATTGGTCGGCCACGTAGATGATGTCGGCCCATACATAGATTGGAGTGATGCGATTTTTATGCCAAGCCGAGCTGAATTAAACCCAGTGTTTGTATGGGAAGCGTTTTCTAGAGGACGAGGCGTTGTCGCGAGCGAATTACCAGTTTTTAAGGATCTCAGGAACGAATACAACTGTGTAATACTATTCTCAGACACTAATGATCTTGAAACTGGCCTGCAAAAGTTGAAATATCAATGTTTTAGAGAAGAATTGATGGAGCATGCTATCCGAGCAACTAGCGACTACAGGAAGAGCATAGAAACGTCGAAGTTGATCGAAGTTCTGAAAGGGAAAATGTCGTGA
- a CDS encoding polysaccharide pyruvyl transferase family protein, translated as MTKVLLLHAYSAKNTGDGLLVDSAIEFLNECYEDPEITLLASYPNTFADRKCRVLPILPTSADWFKTINVLIRASCFDLVCGVGGGYLRFGKPIESIKTSLVHLPQLLFAAFARTPSIYLPQSIGPVNRFQRPLVSYLLSKIDLIALRDNRSVSELALSNVRRIPDMATFRISPGVGRKIHVDATPVLSVRNIRGQLPREIHQLSQALGEYDTFVQSSVSGNDDRAATATLNGTRELSKDELLVNSSQPRIVVAVRLHAALMAIAAGHYVIHLAYERKGFGAFSDLGLSEWVHNVHNFDSATVASQVRCLLDSKETRERYNRALEASKEAILNGHSELIREMKKVQK; from the coding sequence GTGACGAAAGTGCTTTTGCTACATGCATATTCGGCAAAAAATACGGGCGATGGATTATTAGTCGATTCCGCAATAGAATTTCTAAACGAATGCTATGAAGATCCTGAAATTACTTTATTGGCAAGTTATCCGAATACTTTTGCTGATAGAAAGTGTAGAGTTCTTCCCATTCTTCCAACATCTGCCGACTGGTTTAAGACCATTAATGTCCTGATTCGAGCCAGCTGCTTCGATCTCGTCTGTGGAGTTGGGGGTGGGTATCTTCGCTTTGGCAAGCCGATTGAGTCCATAAAAACTTCTCTAGTGCATCTACCTCAACTGTTATTCGCGGCTTTTGCGCGGACTCCAAGTATATATCTTCCACAAAGCATAGGTCCGGTCAACAGATTTCAGCGTCCGCTGGTCTCGTATCTTCTTTCCAAAATTGATCTGATTGCATTACGTGACAACCGCAGTGTGAGTGAGCTAGCACTCAGTAATGTTCGGCGCATACCTGACATGGCGACATTTCGCATTTCTCCCGGGGTTGGTAGAAAAATTCATGTGGATGCAACTCCGGTATTATCCGTCCGAAACATACGTGGCCAGCTTCCGAGGGAAATACATCAGCTTTCGCAAGCACTAGGGGAGTATGACACTTTTGTGCAAAGTTCAGTGTCGGGTAATGATGACCGTGCTGCCACCGCGACATTGAACGGAACTAGAGAACTCTCAAAGGATGAACTTCTCGTCAACTCATCACAACCGCGGATAGTTGTGGCTGTCCGGCTTCATGCCGCTTTAATGGCTATAGCAGCCGGACATTATGTAATCCATTTAGCGTACGAAAGAAAGGGCTTTGGAGCCTTCTCTGATCTAGGGCTTTCTGAGTGGGTGCACAATGTTCACAACTTCGATAGTGCAACCGTTGCATCGCAGGTACGGTGTCTTCTCGATAGCAAAGAAACAAGAGAGAGATACAATCGAGCGCTCGAAGCCTCCAAAGAAGCTATACTCAATGGCCATTCGGAGCTTATTAGAGAAATGAAGAAAGTCCAAAAATGA
- a CDS encoding glycosyltransferase, with the protein MKTVHESLTVVIPAFNAEKTILSSIMSAQRVGASRVIVVDDGSTDNTRDLVATTDVLLISQNNMGASNARYKGLELVETEYVVFLDADDYLVYDGVARSIEILNKNIHYCVVAGKVQQIYKERVIRTTSTAVVPLTTVGLLRVGFSAWPPGAAVIRKKAILEAAALDIGFLNTRFAEDYEMFIRLSVIGRFFQHERVSLVYQLQGGKSTTNTELAIESKEAIRRFYSQALGVPLNETSSARIRLSSAMKQLRSVKLGGGVLSKMLAYKNVGTALVATMANKLFHPKKTHENVDVHLWLTGQDENIGDSLLRRPLLDLARSYGLVSIYTGKASRNFLSGLCLHGHELLNKSFIKWLLIVLSSRGGIVFVNAGEMKVSGKGSLKILLLVSASTLTRKKIVWLGASCFGGRASFLPVYRWLATKSTALYFRDQETAELLGNGRTMPDWAFSIDSPNNVDKNRRYLSLVIRSDRPRPSAEWVAWVKDSALKLDLKIVLVVQVLRDNTLYEWFEENFDDGVVVPFEGTTSHLAQEALVREVFSESLIVIGDRLHGLIVGATEGAVPLGWVESSSGKIARHFSHLNFESTYQHEGDSAANYPVLDSSSVDQMRLALSEMIVSSKNELSLLVSGLSKRLDADV; encoded by the coding sequence ATGAAAACAGTACACGAGTCACTTACTGTCGTTATCCCAGCATTTAACGCCGAAAAAACCATTTTAAGTTCTATTATGTCTGCTCAGCGCGTTGGCGCTTCTCGCGTTATCGTCGTTGATGACGGTTCTACAGATAATACTCGCGACCTGGTGGCGACGACTGACGTTTTATTAATCTCTCAAAATAATATGGGAGCCAGTAATGCTCGTTATAAAGGTTTGGAGTTAGTCGAGACAGAATATGTGGTCTTTTTAGATGCAGACGATTATTTAGTTTATGATGGAGTTGCGCGATCTATTGAGATCCTTAATAAGAATATCCATTATTGTGTTGTTGCAGGTAAGGTTCAGCAGATATATAAAGAGCGGGTTATAAGAACAACCTCTACAGCGGTAGTGCCTCTCACTACAGTTGGATTATTACGAGTAGGATTTAGCGCCTGGCCCCCAGGTGCTGCTGTAATCAGGAAGAAGGCTATCCTGGAAGCTGCTGCTCTTGATATAGGATTTCTTAATACGCGATTCGCAGAAGATTATGAAATGTTCATTAGGCTAAGCGTGATTGGCAGGTTCTTTCAACATGAGCGGGTTTCTCTTGTGTACCAGCTACAAGGAGGAAAGTCCACGACAAATACAGAACTTGCCATTGAATCTAAAGAGGCGATACGTCGATTCTATTCACAAGCACTAGGAGTTCCGCTTAACGAAACATCGTCAGCACGGATTCGACTCTCATCGGCGATGAAGCAACTTCGAAGCGTGAAACTTGGAGGTGGAGTACTAAGCAAAATGCTTGCTTATAAAAACGTGGGAACAGCTTTGGTGGCGACCATGGCAAATAAGCTATTTCACCCAAAAAAGACTCACGAAAATGTAGATGTCCACTTGTGGCTTACAGGACAGGACGAGAACATTGGTGATTCATTATTACGTAGACCTTTGCTCGATTTAGCGAGAAGTTATGGTTTGGTTAGTATATATACCGGAAAGGCTAGTCGAAATTTCCTGTCAGGTTTGTGTTTACATGGGCACGAACTCCTTAATAAAAGTTTTATTAAATGGTTGCTAATTGTTCTCTCTTCAAGGGGTGGCATCGTCTTTGTTAATGCAGGTGAAATGAAGGTTTCTGGCAAAGGAAGCCTGAAGATTTTACTTTTGGTCTCAGCATCGACCTTGACACGTAAGAAGATTGTATGGCTTGGTGCAAGTTGTTTTGGCGGACGGGCTAGCTTTTTGCCAGTCTATCGGTGGCTTGCAACAAAGAGTACTGCTCTATACTTTAGAGATCAGGAAACGGCTGAACTACTAGGAAACGGCAGAACTATGCCTGATTGGGCGTTCAGTATTGATTCTCCAAATAATGTAGACAAAAATAGACGGTATCTTTCGCTTGTGATTAGGAGTGATCGTCCTAGACCTTCAGCGGAGTGGGTTGCTTGGGTAAAAGATTCGGCGTTGAAGTTAGATCTCAAAATAGTACTCGTTGTTCAGGTGCTTCGTGATAATACTTTATACGAGTGGTTCGAAGAGAATTTTGACGACGGAGTAGTAGTACCCTTTGAGGGCACAACTTCTCACTTGGCACAAGAAGCTTTAGTGAGAGAGGTATTTTCCGAGAGCTTGATAGTAATAGGAGATCGTTTACACGGTCTCATAGTTGGAGCAACCGAAGGGGCAGTGCCGCTTGGGTGGGTAGAATCTAGCAGCGGAAAAATTGCTCGGCACTTTTCACATTTAAACTTTGAGTCTACTTATCAGCACGAGGGCGACAGTGCCGCCAACTATCCCGTTCTTGATTCTTCAAGCGTCGATCAAATGAGACTAGCTTTATCGGAAATGATTGTTTCGTCGAAAAACGAATTATCATTGTTGGTCTCTGGACTATCGAAGCGTTTGGACGCAGATGTCTAG
- a CDS encoding lipopolysaccharide biosynthesis protein: protein MSRESNSESNLSHKALRGVKVVISGQVLRLIITVTTTVILSRLLSPSDFGVMAVLLAIVALAELLRDFGLTTAASRLPIDSQAIKNSLFIINLFGGFLAVPLVYFVVSLLSRIIDFPELGSVVLYILPVFVLNGASAQFRAEINSRLMFTKLTVVDTAPAGIGLLVAVSAAYISPGLYVLVLQQVVVAFFGLVLAVILCDWRPGFTFDFRGIVPYFKFGVSLFGTQLIAYCTKNADTMLLGAAYSPTVVGFYNRAYQLLMVPMNQISAPLTRVFVPYLSRVAQKKRLLTDHFYELSKGMLLTLGTAYLLFSINAELLISILLGPQWDHVVTIFQILAIGGIFRCAMQVYFWVFLAMNKTRDQLVFYTWSQPLIVLTMIGGLPWGATGVAAGHTVGYGLNVVLLSFAAARSCDIPVRVSATAFGLVFSHIYLPGVVVSAGASRFIQGNVSLLLASISSFSILIALHIYRNKRSLSTLRGILTSSKKGA from the coding sequence ATGTCTAGGGAAAGCAATAGTGAATCAAATTTGAGTCACAAAGCACTTAGAGGTGTCAAGGTTGTGATCAGCGGCCAGGTGTTACGCCTAATTATTACGGTCACAACGACAGTAATTCTATCAAGACTTCTCTCCCCGAGTGATTTTGGCGTTATGGCTGTCCTTTTAGCGATAGTGGCGCTAGCGGAACTGCTTAGAGATTTTGGCTTAACCACAGCAGCTTCGCGACTTCCAATAGACTCACAAGCGATAAAAAATTCACTCTTTATTATTAATCTGTTTGGTGGTTTTCTAGCTGTTCCCCTAGTCTACTTTGTAGTATCCTTATTATCCAGGATAATCGACTTTCCTGAGCTCGGAAGTGTCGTTCTGTACATACTTCCCGTGTTCGTTTTGAACGGCGCCTCCGCACAGTTCCGTGCTGAGATTAATTCGCGGCTCATGTTTACGAAGTTAACAGTTGTGGATACAGCACCAGCCGGGATCGGTTTACTTGTTGCGGTGTCCGCGGCTTACATAAGTCCAGGTTTATATGTTCTTGTTCTCCAACAGGTAGTCGTAGCTTTCTTCGGTCTAGTTCTAGCTGTTATTCTTTGTGACTGGAGGCCTGGTTTTACTTTTGATTTTAGGGGAATAGTACCTTATTTCAAGTTTGGAGTTTCGTTATTTGGAACTCAACTTATTGCTTATTGTACCAAAAACGCAGATACAATGTTGTTAGGCGCTGCTTACTCTCCTACTGTTGTCGGTTTCTATAACCGTGCCTATCAGTTACTCATGGTACCAATGAATCAAATCAGTGCTCCGCTCACCAGAGTATTCGTCCCATACCTATCCCGAGTTGCCCAGAAAAAGAGACTGCTAACAGATCACTTTTATGAATTATCCAAAGGAATGCTATTAACTCTAGGTACAGCATATCTTCTATTTTCCATAAATGCCGAACTGCTTATATCAATATTGTTGGGCCCTCAATGGGATCACGTTGTTACTATATTCCAAATTCTTGCCATCGGGGGTATATTTCGTTGTGCAATGCAAGTTTATTTCTGGGTGTTTCTTGCGATGAATAAAACCCGCGATCAACTTGTTTTCTACACATGGTCACAACCTTTAATCGTTTTAACTATGATTGGTGGATTGCCTTGGGGCGCTACAGGTGTCGCGGCTGGGCACACTGTCGGCTATGGTTTGAACGTAGTTTTATTGAGCTTTGCGGCAGCTCGTTCGTGTGATATTCCTGTCAGAGTTAGCGCTACCGCTTTTGGTTTGGTTTTCTCACATATTTATTTGCCAGGAGTTGTCGTTTCCGCTGGAGCAAGTCGGTTTATTCAAGGGAACGTAAGTTTGCTTTTAGCCTCTATTTCCTCCTTCAGTATTTTAATCGCTTTGCATATATATAGAAATAAACGTTCTTTAAGCACCTTAAGAGGTATTTTAACAAGTTCCAAGAAAGGTGCGTGA
- a CDS encoding O-antigen ligase family protein — protein MDKFSQTKRVSIDTVLWLLVAFTLPFQQLLYVIFSQNVRYFPLLVGIIGVLLGRVYRVNGFGILIGASFLILAAGFISGSNSNVPSSTLVATSFVGFVLFTSLSLSFQIRHFRWFTKTMLVLFLVAHTLSIGVAFAQAVGIDAFGLSQRGGRVNGLAYHPNVLGIISVLVVLFLTGFIFKNRGSIVWAGFLILANLYAIVLSGSLSSLLALLAGLAIFLNKLGVWERFIVLFYSFVALLFVFSIGTKPFLRLLPDFTQERMRVVLGEQSGGVASAEIRFQTYNHALSYISRDPVVGVGMDSMNQSTVALDLVVHNYLLRGWYQGGFLLFVGFLVLTIYYLWQAQRLARFGHLEFSSIIVALFAFALTSAFYTQSNYWLPIIFCGVLASSFEDRFKSTVNQVTAPIAE, from the coding sequence GTGGACAAGTTTTCTCAGACTAAACGTGTAAGTATAGACACAGTTCTGTGGCTTTTAGTTGCGTTCACTCTCCCTTTTCAGCAATTGCTCTATGTCATTTTCTCGCAAAACGTTAGATACTTTCCTTTGCTTGTAGGAATTATTGGCGTATTGCTAGGTCGGGTTTATCGAGTCAATGGTTTCGGTATTCTCATAGGTGCGAGTTTTTTGATACTCGCAGCCGGATTTATTTCAGGGAGTAATTCAAATGTTCCATCTAGTACGCTTGTGGCTACTTCGTTCGTAGGTTTTGTCCTCTTTACATCTCTTTCATTGAGTTTTCAAATAAGGCACTTCCGTTGGTTTACCAAAACTATGCTAGTGCTGTTTCTAGTTGCTCATACGCTGTCCATTGGCGTCGCGTTCGCTCAAGCGGTAGGGATTGACGCTTTCGGTCTTTCACAACGAGGTGGAAGAGTAAACGGGCTCGCCTATCATCCGAATGTTCTTGGGATTATATCGGTCCTCGTTGTACTCTTTCTTACTGGTTTCATTTTCAAGAACCGTGGCTCAATAGTATGGGCGGGTTTTCTAATTTTGGCGAATCTGTATGCCATTGTTTTAAGTGGTAGCTTAAGTTCTTTGTTAGCCCTACTGGCGGGACTCGCTATTTTTCTCAATAAGTTAGGAGTGTGGGAAAGGTTTATAGTCCTCTTCTACTCTTTTGTTGCTCTTTTGTTTGTTTTTTCAATAGGTACTAAGCCTTTTTTGAGACTACTGCCAGATTTTACACAGGAAAGAATGAGGGTAGTTCTCGGCGAGCAGTCGGGAGGTGTCGCTTCTGCGGAGATTAGGTTTCAGACTTATAACCACGCATTGTCTTACATATCACGTGATCCCGTAGTAGGGGTTGGCATGGATTCGATGAACCAGAGCACTGTAGCTTTAGATCTTGTCGTTCATAATTACCTACTTCGCGGATGGTATCAGGGGGGATTTCTTCTGTTTGTTGGCTTCCTGGTATTAACTATCTATTATTTATGGCAAGCTCAGAGGCTGGCTAGGTTTGGCCATCTTGAGTTTTCTTCGATAATTGTTGCGTTGTTTGCGTTTGCCTTGACGTCGGCATTTTACACTCAGTCGAATTACTGGTTACCAATCATATTTTGTGGAGTGTTGGCTTCCTCTTTTGAGGATCGATTTAAGTCTACTGTGAACCAGGTGACGGCTCCTATAGCTGAATAG
- a CDS encoding UDP-glucose dehydrogenase family protein — protein MRVSVIGCGYLGAVHAAAMAELGHDVVGIDVDSEKIAMLENGQPPFFEPDLPEILSRAHESGRLTFSTDITLVADCDVHFIGVGTPQLPHSDAADMQYVEAAFEGLSQHMRPDAVIVGKSTVPVGTAQELANKLQAIHPNASLIWNPEFLREGFAVKDTLEPDRVVYGLSAKELESGDRARSLQVLDDVYKQILATGTPRLVTDYATAELVKVSANAFLATKISFINAMAEIAEATGADVTQLADAIGLDERIGRRFLNAGVGFGGGCLPKDIRALIARAEELGVGRSVTFLREVDDINSRRRERVVELATEVLGGSLNGKRVAVLGLTFKPNSDDVRDSPALDVAVRLKGLGADVVATDPQGIPNAEQRHPQINYELSTEKALQSADLVLLVTEWDEYKQLDPTFVGSLVREKNLIDGRNALVPVQWSLAEWNYFGLGR, from the coding sequence GTGCGTGTATCGGTAATCGGCTGCGGATACTTGGGTGCGGTGCACGCGGCCGCAATGGCTGAGTTGGGTCACGATGTTGTGGGAATTGATGTCGACTCAGAGAAGATCGCGATGCTCGAAAATGGCCAGCCACCATTTTTTGAGCCTGATCTGCCAGAGATTCTTTCCCGTGCACATGAAAGTGGGCGGTTGACCTTTAGCACAGATATCACCCTAGTTGCCGACTGCGACGTGCATTTCATTGGTGTGGGGACGCCACAGCTTCCGCACAGTGACGCCGCGGACATGCAGTATGTTGAGGCAGCGTTCGAAGGGCTTTCTCAGCACATGCGTCCAGACGCTGTCATTGTCGGAAAGAGCACTGTTCCAGTTGGCACCGCTCAAGAACTGGCGAACAAGCTTCAGGCCATCCACCCAAACGCTTCTCTCATCTGGAACCCTGAATTCCTCAGAGAAGGATTCGCTGTCAAAGACACCCTAGAACCTGATCGTGTTGTCTATGGGTTAAGCGCCAAAGAGCTAGAGTCTGGTGATCGAGCGCGGTCACTACAGGTGCTCGATGACGTCTATAAACAGATTCTCGCGACAGGGACACCGCGACTTGTCACTGACTACGCGACTGCTGAGCTTGTGAAGGTTTCAGCGAACGCTTTCCTCGCCACCAAGATTAGCTTTATCAATGCCATGGCTGAAATAGCTGAGGCGACTGGTGCTGATGTGACTCAGCTCGCGGACGCGATTGGTCTTGACGAGAGAATTGGGCGCCGCTTCCTCAATGCTGGCGTTGGTTTCGGTGGTGGTTGCCTCCCTAAAGACATCAGGGCGCTTATAGCAAGAGCTGAGGAGCTGGGCGTCGGACGATCAGTGACCTTTCTCCGTGAAGTGGACGACATCAATTCTCGGCGCAGAGAGCGGGTAGTTGAACTTGCAACTGAAGTGCTCGGAGGCTCTCTCAATGGAAAGCGAGTGGCTGTTCTTGGGCTGACGTTCAAACCGAACTCGGATGATGTCCGTGATTCCCCCGCACTTGATGTCGCTGTAAGGCTTAAAGGGTTAGGAGCAGACGTTGTTGCGACTGATCCACAAGGCATTCCGAACGCAGAGCAGCGGCATCCCCAAATCAACTACGAACTTTCTACGGAGAAGGCGCTCCAGAGCGCTGACCTCGTTTTACTTGTCACTGAATGGGATGAGTACAAACAACTCGACCCAACGTTTGTTGGATCACTTGTCCGCGAGAAGAATCTTATAGACGGTCGCAACGCGCTCGTCCCGGTCCAATGGTCCTTGGCAGAGTGGAACTATTTTGGTCTTGGTAGATAG
- a CDS encoding sugar transferase, whose amino-acid sequence MALLTASPREKVDRWQHDYAQRLFLSDLTVIAVCVFGAQLLRFGTSMQELSVESADRFSFVLSYSTVSLVLIFGWMLALQYFDTRDYRITGTGPEEYKRILDTSVRVFGLLAIIDLLTRASIARGYLLIALPSGLFFLLLTRWLWRKWLHKQRAEGQYLHKAVIVGDYDKIKHVADEIGRSPANGYALVGAVSTTKDGKDLAVAGVAVQGNYDAILTTVEGTGADTLIMTSADVLGPKKMRRLGWELEQRGIEMVVAPALTDVAGPRIHMRPVAGLPLIHVDFPQFSGQKYWMKRAFDVVGSAFLIVVLSPIMVTVAVLVKRDSPGPVLFRQGRIGHNQEPFKMLKFRSMAIDAEAKLAEFLDRNDGNGVLFKLKDDPRVTRVGRVLRRYSLDELPQLFNVLKGDMSLVGPRPPLPVEVEKYDDHALRRLLVKPGITGLWQVSGRSDLSWDDSVRLDLYYVENWSMMSDIIILYRTIRTVVTPSGAY is encoded by the coding sequence GTGGCCCTCTTAACTGCGTCTCCTCGGGAGAAGGTCGATCGGTGGCAGCATGATTATGCTCAGCGGCTGTTTCTCAGCGACCTTACGGTGATTGCGGTGTGTGTGTTTGGTGCTCAACTGTTGCGGTTTGGCACGAGCATGCAGGAGTTGTCGGTGGAGTCGGCGGACCGGTTTTCGTTTGTGCTCAGTTATTCAACGGTGTCGTTGGTGCTGATTTTTGGGTGGATGCTTGCGTTGCAGTATTTTGACACCCGCGATTACCGGATTACGGGGACGGGGCCGGAGGAGTATAAGCGGATCCTGGACACTTCTGTGCGGGTGTTTGGGTTGTTGGCGATTATTGATTTGTTGACTCGGGCGAGTATTGCTCGCGGGTATTTGTTGATTGCGTTGCCGTCTGGGTTGTTTTTCTTGTTGTTGACCCGCTGGTTGTGGCGCAAGTGGTTGCATAAGCAACGTGCTGAGGGGCAGTACCTGCATAAGGCTGTCATTGTGGGTGACTACGACAAGATTAAGCATGTCGCTGATGAGATTGGTCGTTCACCAGCTAATGGGTATGCCCTGGTGGGCGCGGTGTCGACGACGAAGGACGGCAAGGATCTGGCTGTGGCTGGGGTCGCGGTGCAGGGGAATTACGATGCGATCCTCACGACTGTGGAGGGTACGGGTGCGGACACTCTCATTATGACGAGTGCTGATGTGCTTGGCCCGAAGAAGATGCGCCGCCTGGGGTGGGAGTTGGAGCAGCGGGGTATTGAGATGGTGGTTGCCCCGGCTTTGACGGATGTTGCTGGGCCGCGCATCCATATGCGCCCGGTTGCTGGTTTGCCGCTCATCCATGTGGATTTCCCGCAGTTTTCGGGGCAGAAGTATTGGATGAAGCGGGCGTTTGATGTGGTGGGGTCCGCGTTTCTTATTGTGGTGTTGAGCCCCATCATGGTCACTGTTGCGGTGTTGGTGAAGCGGGATTCCCCTGGTCCGGTGTTGTTCCGTCAGGGGCGTATTGGGCACAACCAGGAACCGTTCAAGATGTTGAAGTTCCGTTCCATGGCGATCGATGCGGAAGCGAAACTCGCGGAGTTTCTGGACCGTAACGACGGGAATGGTGTGTTGTTCAAACTCAAGGATGACCCACGGGTCACACGGGTGGGCCGGGTGTTACGCCGGTATTCACTTGATGAGTTACCGCAACTGTTTAACGTGTTGAAAGGTGACATGTCTTTGGTGGGGCCACGCCCACCGCTGCCCGTTGAGGTGGAAAAGTACGACGATCATGCGCTGCGCCGTTTACTGGTGAAACCTGGGATCACAGGTTTGTGGCAGGTCAGCGGCCGGTCTGACTTGTCGTGGGACGACAGCGTCCGCCTTGACCTGTATTACGTCGAAAACTGGTCCATGATGAGCGACATCATCATCCTGTACCGCACAATCCGAACGGTGGTGACCCCCAGTGGCGCTTATTAG